A stretch of Palaemon carinicauda isolate YSFRI2023 chromosome 34, ASM3689809v2, whole genome shotgun sequence DNA encodes these proteins:
- the LOC137626951 gene encoding neuroligin-4, X-linked-like, with product MDQLAALHWVQENIVRFGGDPGQVTVMGHGTGAACLNYLVISPAATGAGLFKRAVLMSGSALSPWASVWDPSGHAFDVATQLDCPVPNDLFRHYENLLQCLRKRPLHDILQVQLKTSKFQVTVGPSIDGVTIKPDWKNHQSKMGKEGRTPVDLLLGMTAANFLDILSQQEVQEGFDADYREDLLRSFVVNNYRYHLQEIMLAITAEYTDWSRSLHQPISIRDSTGQGLHDANIISPMADLAKQLYTTSRSSYLYVMEEEVSDSGNESLLLNELAYVFGVPMGALGPLASSYNFTKMDVTLSKSFISMWSNFIKHPKNTVSTAKMSENGNDITSEEQIWPKYDPVYQRYFQIGTQNSVRDHYRAGKVALWSWLLPGLERVGTRYGPGKNFHRLPTDLQSGLYPESKGQYNFTEGFLSRPISPTLTGLTNTPHNLTIVATANKNQVSESDDLDMLSQMGKDFPYTTALSVTVAIACSLLILNILVLTTIYYQHKANRRSLTKGSQDANSESGNDVQLHSSGDNSKTIYAPGHYRTLRPSITMHSNLATAFEEESQHDWLPDYISSLQTIDDITGITSNRISPDTQGTITNTQTLNEPKENILTVTMLKQPVASYTSPNDGELVSTYSLVDDQLVSSHSTKEHQLVQNCSPKAGHPVTSYSLKDGQLTPNYLSSSASIMKISE from the exons atggaccagctggctgccttgcactgggttcaagagaacatcgtccgcttcgggggtgaccctggtcaggtcacggtcatgggtcacggcacgggagccgcctgcctcaactaccttgtaatatcgcccgctgctacag gagcaggtctgttcaagcgagcagtcctgatgtcaggatctgcactcagtccctgggcttcagtctgggacccatctggacacgccttcgatgtagccacccagctggactgccctgttccaaacgacctctttcgccactatgaaaatcttctccagtgtctcaggaagaggcctctgcacgatATATTGCAG GTTCAACTGAAGACATCCAAGTTTCAAGTGactgttggccccagcattgatggtgtcactattaAACCGgactggaaaaatcatcagagcaaaatgg gcaaggaaggtcgaactccagttgacctcctactaggaatgacagctgccaacttccttgacatcctgagtcagcaagaagtccaggaaggattcgatgctgactatagggaggatctgctgagatccttcgtcgtcaataactatcgatatcatctgcag gaaataatgttagccatcacagccgagtacactgattggtcgagatccctccatcaaccaattagcatcagggactcaaccggccaaggtcttcacgatgcgaatatcatctcgccgatggcagatcttgccaagcagctctacacgacttcccgatcatcttatctctacgtcatggaggaagaagtttcagat tctggaaacgaaagtcttctcctgaacgagctggcgtacgtctttggtgTTCCTATGGGagctcttggacctttggcctcaagttataacttcactaagatggatgtcacactcagcaaatcgttcatatcaatgtggagtaatttcataaa acATCCAAAGAACACAGTCTCCACAGCTAAGATGTCCGAGAATGGAAAcgacataacttctgaagagcagatatggcccaaatatgatccagtctatcagagatactttcaaatag gaacacagaactcTGTACGTGACCAttaccgtgctggaaaagtagccttgtggtcctGGCTACTACCTGGTCTCGAACGAGTGGGTACTCGGTACGGCCCAGgtaaaaactttcacagattaccaacagatctccagtctggtttataccctgaatcaaAAGGTCAGTATAACTTTACTGAAGGCTTTCTATCTAGACCAATATCTCCAACCCTCACTGGCCTAACAAATACACCccataacttgacaattgtagctaCGGCTAACAAAAACCAAGTTAGTGAATCAGATGATTTGGATATGCTAAGTCAAATGGGAAAGGATTTCCCTTACACAACTGCACTGAGTgtgacagtggccattgcctgttctttgctaatcctaaatatctTGGTTCTTACTACCATTTATTATCAACATAAGGCCAACCGCCGGAGCCTCACCAAAGGCTCGCAGGACGCGAATAGCGAGAGTGGGAATGACGTCCAGTTGCACTCGTCTGGGGACAATTCtaagacaatatatgccccagggcATTATAGAACCttgaggccttctatcacaatgcatagcaacctggccacagcctttgaagaggagtcCCAGCACGACTGGCTGCCAGACTACATAAGCAGCTTACAAACCATAGACGATATAACTGGCataacatccaataggatctctccagatacgcaaggcaccATTACGAATACGCAAACGCTAAacgaaccaaaagaaaatatattaacagttacaatgctcaagcagcctgtggcttcgtacacatctccgaatgatggtgAACTTGTCTCTACATATTCACTAGTCGATGATCAACTCGTCTCTTCACATTCAACAAAAGAGCATCAACTCGTCCAAAATTGTTCACCCAAAGCAGGCCATCCAGTTACAAGTTATTCTCTGAAGGATGGACAACTGACACCAAATTATTTGTCAAGCAGTGCTTCTATCATGAAGATTAGTGAGTAG